One window of Populus nigra chromosome 5, ddPopNigr1.1, whole genome shotgun sequence genomic DNA carries:
- the LOC133694875 gene encoding uncharacterized protein LOC133694875 — translation MEDAMDDLKLVDIKKESLHKCLDQLHAQASSILSFTLEWKDLEAHCESSKAFFLRKIEELALLEKKNVEMLKVVEEREEKFEIKAKKYEECISELQNKEKQLGLVKNWIQECDLELKTRREELNMVRQEVEDCNVVLSVKKEELRLVQTQIESKERNLGSLEKLLEDHCREIFEKDEKLGSLQKSVEERLKELEFNEKEVERVRKLIANCDRDLEFKQKELRNVRNLINDCNKELSSKEMDLKMLHVRSSAKFVSKKDELDGIKKSIECSKELDLKKKELDRTKDLIQECVKELDSEERELSLIKKSIGESSKDFDSRQNHLGSISVLIDEYTEELEAKEKQHDAVKKSINVRSAELKSKETKLRSIEDSIKELSAQLQQKEEKLDSARQHVKHCARKIESKEEELNKIKGRMNTYDKELESREREFNAIQLSIEYRSEELKGKERQLKSVQLSIGECEKELKAMKEQKNSIQKLILECSEELQSKEKNLILARESLRECCDDLELKKVQLDSIQRSSHESNKKSEEKEKHLNSLEKTLDERLENLGVKEMQFEERVNEIDLKEQQLRLMQQSVEKYRKEVELKEQQLGSNILSSHARVDQTENVRNPKHASSSTFQFNATTSERSSPGVNVCVSEHDLMHQGVSAEPATVVLDIVQNWKKGVAGFDANVNRDNVVLFEQLMKVSPKISPQVKEAATKLAVLWEKKYKIGDRGFYGGFDVFAVFGCVWIGFLFAPEIFKALGFADKDLAPAFIENLIEEKQYVAAARFSLAFELVSRYPPEVILGKGVDAMNGALASTGRNNSNEAQCKAIDKAISALSSILELVADYKYESKYVTEDIIRSISYLKKKREGWTRSLQAPNSVDQPQPQGRNYQTAGISCPADQPTSARVVQPQLLNPNLWNQLQQQDMRFRSDFLVDIPGVRNQSAFAPIMQPHLHNSNFLDQEQLQNNNKRPRIDLLADRPQVTQDVAAYGGATQFFTATNHFGASDLNAQQSNIPVALSFPSWPPSNRFPSPLLTPGNRRQRGKFLLIKTLKESKYLPVSFAFFFLSTMEDKVSNELKNSELKQEIVRKTMNELQEKASSVLLLCLQWKELEDHFESIRGLIQAEKEEVERKERVVREREREVGVKEKRVEVLVNEVTLKDQDFKDWRRELELKEINFGQKVRERYDDIELKEKKVKEDFREVALREERVEKRFKEAEEKERRVGELFKEVRVKDDEFREWRKGAELKEKELELKGREVEERIKEIGLKDRKVEESLKELGFKDRKVEERIKEIGLKDRKVEERLKELGFKDRKVEERLKEVGLKDKKVEERLKEVGLKDRKAEQRLKDLGLKGREVEERVKEIALMEKNVGKRSEEVELNRRKLEEGFRELELKSREVEEIIKGVELKEKELEERCRGFDLKGKQIEEVQLKEKELEERLREVEFENKKCLERIKEFELKEKQVADACNARVKSETVDYSIDANLHFSVKMDGKALQILLNKRCKHDEKMKNEVSIALGLSSDPAKLVLDAMEGFHPPHLREGDVEFKEVVVKRSCNLLLEQLTKISPTIKPHVRKEATKLAFLWMIMMTVDGQHNLDVLSFFNLLAAYGLASAFDSDELISRLVIIARNKQTPEFLRVLELGDKIPGFIQNLILKNQPMEAIRFIYAFEMVNQFPPGPILRDYLSGSKIAARKIKRRSKSIEGLVESVKRRVADLMVVLKCVEDYKLETVFSPDTLKQQIKDVERQLSIRKTKLPNLGSNSPQPNLSEKKRLAPKAAASASVLASKPVSATKPALNSTMAACTATSTAPITVTSLAPATSAIANPVVPIIVTSPSTTAAAAVTPIAVASPSITRSAVVSPSSSSASPSGSIPKTEPQYQGGNKRCQAQYQGSDKHPHPQEQHQSGNKRPRIAKSPEVPLRTPSLQNTGFAQSVPVPHQRTEGPFINQNPSGGHYNCLGYRPPNPHMSSHYNYGYPYYH, via the exons ATGGAGGATGCAATGGATGATTTAAAACTGGTTGACATCAAGAAAGAGAGTTTGCATAAATGTCTCGATCAACTGCATGCACAAGcctcttcaattctttcattCACTCTTGAATGGAAAGATTTGGAGGCTCATTGTGAATCCTCgaaggctttttttttaaggaaaatagAAGAACTTGCCTTGCTTGAGAAGAAAAATGTTGAAATGCTGAAAGTGGTTGAGGAACGTGAGGAGAAGTTTGAAATTAAGGCCAAAAAATATGAGGAGTGTATTTCTGAGCTGCAAAATAAGGAAAAACAGTTGGGTTTGGTGAAAAATTGGATTCAAGAATGTGATTTGGAGTTGAAAACTCGGCGGGAGGAATTAAATATGGTTCGACAAGAGGTTGAGGATTGTAATGTGGTGCTCAGTGTGAAAAAAGAGGAATTGCGGCTGGTGCAGACACAGATTGAATCGAAGGAGAGGAATTTGGGTTCGTTGGAAAAGTTACTTGAAGACCATTGTAGGGAGATTTTTGAGAAAGATGAGAAATTGGGATCTTTACAGAAGTCGGTCGAGGAACGTTTGAAGGAGCTTGAATTCAATGAGAAGGAGGTAGAAAGGGTGAGAAAGTTGATAGCGAATTGTGACCGTGATCTTGAGTTCAAACAGAAGGAGTTACGAAATGTCAGGAACTTGATCAATGATTGTAATAAGGAGCTGTCGTCAAAGGAGATGGATTTGAAAATGTTGCATGTGAGGAGTTCTGCTAAATTTGTTTCAAAGAAGGACGAActagatggaataaaaaaatccattgagTGCTCGAAGGAGCTTGATTTGAAAAAGAAGGAGCTGGACAGAACTAAAGATTTGATCCAGGAATGCGTAAAAGAGCTTGATTCTGAAGAGAGGGAACTGAGTCTAATAAAGAAATCAATTGGGGAGAGCTCAAAAGATTTTGATTCGAGACAGAACCATCTTGGATCAATCAGTGTGTTGATTGATGAATATACAGAAGAACTTGAAGCCAAAGAGAAGCAACATGATGCAGTGAAGAAGTCTATCAATGTGCGCTCTGCAGAGCtcaaatcaaaagaaacaaagttgaGGTCGATTGAAGATTCTATCAAAGAGCTCTCAGCACAGCTTCAACAAAAAGAGGAGAAATTGGATTCAGCTCGACAACATGTGAAACATTGTGCCagaaaaattgaatcaaaagaGGAGGAGctcaataaaatcaaaggaaGAATGAACACATATGATAAAGAGCTTGAATCGAGAGAGAGGGAGTTTAATGCCATTCAACTGTCCATTGAATACCGAAGTGAGGAACTTAAAGGGAAGGAGAGGCAACTGAAATCAGTCCAACTATCGATAGGAGAATGTGAGAAGGAGCTGAAAGCAATGAAGGAGCAGAAAAATTCCatccaaaaattaattttagaatgcTCTGAGGAGCTCCAATCAAAAGAGAAGAACCTAATTTTGGCAAGAGAATCTCTCAGAGAATGCTGTGATGATCTCGAATTGAAGAAGGTGCAGCTGGATTCAATTCAAAGATCTTCCCATGAGTCGAACAAAAAGTctgaagaaaaagagaaacatcTCAATTCACTGGAAAAAACATTAGACGAACGCTTGGAAAATCTTGGAGTGAAGGAGATGCAGTTCGAAGAACGTGTCAATGAGATTGATTTGAAAGAGCAACAATTGCGTTTAATGCAACAATCAGTTGAAAAATACCGTAAAGAAGTGGAGTTGAAAGAGCAGCAATTAG GTAGCAACATCCTTTCTTCGCATGCAAGGGttgaccaaactgaaaatgttagaaatcCAAAACATGCTTCATCTTCAACTTTCCAATTTAATGCCACCACTAGCGAGAGGAGTTCACCAGGGGTAAATGTGTGTGTAAGCGAACATGATCTGATGCACCAGGGAGTTTCAGCTGAACCAGCAACGGTGGTTTTGGATATTGTCCAGAATTGGAAGAAAGGAGTTGCAGGATTTGATGCAAATGTGAACAGGGATAATGTTGTTCTGTTTGAGCAGCTAATGAAAGTCTCGCCAAAAATAAGTCCTCAGGTGAAAGAAGCTGCAACAAAGCTGGCAGTtctatgggaaaaaaaatataagattggAGACCGAGGATTCTATGGaggttttgatgtttttgctGTTTTTGGCTGTGTATGGATTGGTTTCTTGTTT GCTCCTGAAATATTCAAGGCCCTCGGTTTTGCAGATAAAGATCTGGCTCCGG cTTTTATTGAGAATCTTATTGAAGAGAAGCAATATGTGGCTGCTGCTAGATTTAGTCTTGCATTTGAGCTTGTCAGCAGATATCCACCAGAAGTCATCTTGGGAAAAGGCGTGGATGCAATGAATGGTGCCTTGGCCTCCACGGGAAGAAATAATTCAAATGAAGCACAG TGCAAGGCCATTGACAAAGCAATATCTGCTCTAAGTTCTATTTTGGAACTTGTAGCAGATTACAAATATGAATCCAAATATGTGACTGAGGACATTATTCGTTCCATTTCTTacctgaaaaagaaaagggaaggctGGACACGCTCTCTGCAAGCTCCTAACTCCGTGGATCAACCACAACCGCAAGGCAGAAACTATCAAACAGCTGGCATTTCTTGCCCTGCTGATCAGCCAACTTCTGCTCGCGTTGTCCAACCACAGCTACTGAATCCAAACCTCTGGAATCAACTGCAACAACAAGATATGCGTTTTAGGTCTGATTTTCTGGTTGATATTCCTGGAGTAAGGAATCAGTCGGCTTTTGCTCCCATTATGCAACCACATCTACACAACTCAAACTTCCTGGACCAAGAACAACTGCAAAATAACAATAAGCGTCCAAGGATAGATCTGTTAGCTGATAGACCACAAGTTACTCAAGATGTTGCAGCTTATGGAGGTGCAACTCAGTTTTTCACTGCTACAAACCACTTTGGAGCCTCAGACTTGAATGctcaacaatcaaatatt CCTGTCGCTTTATCCTTTCCCTCATGGCCTCCCTCTAACAGGTTTCCGTCTCCTTTGCTGACTCCTGGAAACCGACGCCAAAGAGGAaaatttttacttataaaaaccctaaaagaaagcaaatatcTTCCCGTCTCCTtcgcttttttctttctttcaacaaTGGAGGACAAAGTTTCGAACGAGTTGAAAAACAGTGAGTTAAAGCAAGAAATAGTACGCAAAACTATGAACGAACTTCAAGAAAAAGCTTCTTCTGTTCTGTTACTTTGTTTACAATGGAAGGAATTGGAGGATCACTTTGAATCCATCAGGGGTTTGATCCAGGCGGAGAAGGAAGAGGTTGAGAGGAAGGAGAGAGTGGttagggagagggagagggaagtCGGAGTGAAAGAGAAGAGAGTGGAGGTGTTGGTTAATGAAGTTACGTTGAAAGATCAGGACTTTAAGGATTGGAGAAGAGAGCTCGAgttgaaagaaataaattttgggCAGAAAGTCAGAGAAAGGTATGATGACATTGAGTTGAAGGAGAAGAAAGTCAAGGAAGACTTCAGAGAAGTTGCATTGAGAGAAGAGAGGGTGGAGAAGAGATTTAAAGAGGCTGAAGAGAAGGAGAGGAGGGTTGGAGAGTTGTTTAAGGAAGTTAGGGTGAAAGATGACGAGTTTAGGGAATGGAGAAAAGGGGCTGAGTTGAAGGAGAAGGAACTTGAGCTGAAAGGTAGGGAGGTTGAGGAGAGGATTAAAGAGATTGGATTGAAAGATAGGAAGGTTGAGGAGAGTCTTAAAGAGCTTGGATTCAAAGATAGGAAGGTTGAGGAGAGGATTAAAGAGATTGGATTGAAAGATAGGAAGGTTGAGGAGAGGCTTAAAGAGCTTGGATTCAAAGATAGGAAGGTTGAGGAGAGGCTTAAAGAGGTTGGATTGAAAGATAAGAAGGTTGAGGAGAGGCTTAAAGAGGTTGGATTGAAAGATAGGAAGGCTGAGCAGAGGCTTAAAGATCTTGGATTGAAAGGCAGGGAGGTTGAGGAGAGGGTTAAAGAGATTGCATTGATGGAGAAGAATGTTGGCAAAAGGAGCGAGGAAGTTGAATTGAATAGGAGGAAATTAGAGGAAGGATTTAGAGAACTTGAGTTGAAAAGTAGGGAGGTTGAGGAGATAATTAAAGGGGTTGAGTTGAAGGAGAAGGAATTGGAGGAACGGTGTAGGGGGTTTGATTTGAAAGGGAAGCAAATTGAAGAGGTTCAGTTGAAGGAGAAGGAACTAGAAGAGAGGTTACGGGAAGTTGAATTCGAAAATAAGAAGTGCTTGGAGCGAATTAAGGAGTTTGAGTTGAAGGAGAAACAAGTTGCTGATGCTTGTAATGCCCGTGTTAAGTCGGAGACAGTAGATTATTCTATAGATGCTAACCTACATTTTTCAGTGAAAATGGATGGAAAGGCATtgcaaattttattaaataagcGTTGTAAACATGATGAGAAGATGAAGAATGAGGTATCTATTGCTTTGGGACTTTCCTCGGATCCTGCAAAGCTGGTTTTGGATGCAATGGAAGGGTTTCACCCACCCCATTTGAGGGAGGGTGATGTGGAGTTCAAAGAGGTTGTTGTGAAAAGAAGTTGCAATCTTTTGCTTGAGCAATTAACGAAAATATCCCCAACAATCAAACCCCATGTGAGAAAAGAAGCAACGAAACTTGCCTTTCTTTGGATGATAATGATGACAGTGGATGGTCAACACAATTTGgatgttttgagtttttttaatctcttggCTGCTTATGGACTGGCCTCTGCTTTTGATTCAGATGAGCTCATAAGCCGTTTGGTGATTATTGCTCGAAATAAGCAGACTCCTGAATTCTTGCGTGTCCTTGAACTAGGAGATAAAATTCCTG GTTTTATTCAAAATCTAATCTTAAAGAATCAGCCAATGGAAGCTATCAGATTCATTTATGCATTTGAGATGGTTAATCAGTTCCCACCTGGACCTATCCTGAGGGATTACTTAAGTGGTTCCAAGATTGCAGCCAGAAAAATTAAGAGGAGGAGCAAATCAATTGAAGGACTG GTGGAGTCTGTAAAGAGAAGAGTAGCTGACCTAATGGTTGTACTGAAATGCGTTGAAGATTACAAGCTTGAAACTGTATTCTCACCAGATACCCTCAAGCAACAAATAAAAGATGTCGAAAGACAACTTTCAATTAGGAAAACAAAGTTACCAAACCTGGGCAGCAATTCTCCTCAGCCTAATCTGAGTGAGAAGAAACGTTTGGCCCCAAAAGCTGCTGCTTCTGCCTCTGTCCTCGCATCCAAACCTGTCTCTGCCACTAAACCTGCTCTCAATTCCACGATGGCTGCCTGTACTGCTACCTCAACTGCTCCCATCACAGTCACCTCTCTTGCCCCAGCTACTTCCGCTATTGCTAATCCAGTCGTCCCTATCATTGTCACTTCTCCCTCCACAACAGCTGCAGCCGCTGTTACCCCAATAGCAGTTGCCTCTCCCTCCATTACCCGAAGTGCAGTTGTCTCCCCCTCCTCAAGCAGTGCGTCACCTTCTGGCTCAATCCCCAAGACCGAACCACAATACCAGGGTGGAAATAAACGCTGTCAAGCGCAGTACCAGGGCAGTGATAAGCACCCGCACCCTCAAGAACAACACCAGAGTGGAAATAAGCGCCCTCGGATTGCTAAATCACCAGAGGTTCCTCTAAGAACACCATCACTTCAAAACACTGGCTTTGCACAGTCGGTGCCTGTCCCTCATCAGCGAACAGAAGGTccttttataaatcaaaatccaTCTGGCGGGCACTACAATTGTCTTGGTTATCGCCCACCTAACCCACATATGAGCTCCCATTATAATTATGGATATCCATATTATCATTAG